Proteins from a genomic interval of Gemmatimonas sp.:
- a CDS encoding M20/M25/M40 family metallo-hydrolase has product MRPTRFATNAGGMLPALCVSLLAAVPAPLLAQAKAAAAKPTPLEASVDRLAKHPAVTAAFSALQNENAWTLDQQASICQIPAPPFKEQARAAEYAKRFRDLGVQNVRIDKEGNVIGEIRGARPGPTLMLAGHLDTVFPEGTDVRVKREGTKLIAPGIGDDCRGLAVVLAVTKQVITQKIPFSGRLLVVGNVGEEGPGNLRGMRAIFAGPLRDSINMFISIDGTGFGVTNGGVGSNRYRVHYKGPGGHSYGAFGMPNPMHAMGRAIAKIADLEATTTPKVTFNVGIVSGGTSVNSIPFEAIMEIDLRSETAAALAEIDGRLQKALREAVVEEKARWPQSKAALTLQIDTMGLRPAGTTPDTSFIVRASLAAARTMNVYAPLTISSTDANVPMNLRIPAVTLDGGGVGRGAHSLDESYDDRTDGYKGPQWVLLAVLGMLGVK; this is encoded by the coding sequence ATGCGTCCCACCCGTTTCGCGACCAACGCCGGGGGCATGCTCCCGGCGTTGTGCGTTTCCCTCCTCGCCGCGGTGCCCGCCCCGTTGCTGGCCCAAGCCAAAGCCGCCGCCGCCAAGCCCACGCCGCTCGAAGCGAGCGTGGACCGCCTCGCCAAGCATCCTGCGGTAACGGCGGCCTTCTCGGCGCTGCAGAACGAGAATGCGTGGACGCTCGACCAGCAGGCGTCGATCTGCCAGATCCCTGCCCCGCCATTCAAGGAGCAGGCACGCGCCGCCGAGTATGCCAAGCGCTTCCGCGACCTCGGTGTGCAGAACGTGCGCATCGACAAGGAAGGCAACGTGATCGGTGAAATCCGGGGCGCGCGCCCCGGCCCAACGCTCATGCTCGCAGGTCATCTGGATACCGTGTTCCCGGAAGGCACCGATGTGCGGGTGAAGCGCGAAGGCACCAAGCTGATTGCCCCGGGCATTGGTGACGACTGTCGCGGGCTGGCGGTGGTGCTTGCCGTCACGAAGCAGGTGATCACGCAGAAGATCCCCTTCAGCGGCCGCCTGCTGGTGGTGGGCAACGTCGGTGAAGAAGGCCCCGGCAACCTGCGCGGCATGCGCGCCATCTTCGCCGGTCCGCTGCGCGACTCGATCAACATGTTCATCTCCATTGACGGGACGGGCTTTGGCGTCACCAACGGTGGCGTGGGGAGCAACCGCTACCGCGTGCATTACAAGGGGCCGGGCGGACACAGCTACGGGGCCTTTGGCATGCCCAACCCCATGCACGCCATGGGGCGCGCCATTGCCAAGATCGCGGACCTGGAGGCAACCACGACGCCCAAGGTGACCTTCAACGTGGGCATCGTGTCGGGCGGCACGTCGGTAAATTCCATTCCGTTCGAAGCGATCATGGAGATCGACCTGCGCAGCGAAACGGCGGCGGCACTGGCCGAGATCGATGGGCGCCTGCAGAAGGCGCTGCGCGAGGCGGTGGTGGAGGAAAAGGCGCGCTGGCCGCAGAGCAAGGCGGCGCTGACACTGCAGATCGACACCATGGGGCTGCGCCCCGCTGGTACCACTCCCGACACGTCGTTCATCGTGCGCGCGTCGCTGGCCGCGGCGCGCACCATGAACGTGTACGCGCCGCTCACCATTTCGAGCACCGACGCCAACGTACCGATGAACCTGCGCATCCCGGCCGTCACGCTTGACGGCGGCGGCGTGGGACGCGGCGCACACTCGCTCGACGAGTCGTACGACGACCGCACCGACGGCTACAAGGGACCGCAGTGGGTGCTGCTGGCGGTGCTGGGCATGCTCGGGGTCAAGTGA
- a CDS encoding Rieske (2Fe-2S) protein — protein MSGCNSCSRRDFVATGTLAAVGAFLAACGGGDSNPTAPPPGGTSVTVTLASFPALAAVGGIARVTTTGTPIAVVRSGPATYRAFSMVCPHQGTTIGITATGFRCPNHGATFNANGGWIGGERTSGLVEFTVTSNATAGTITITS, from the coding sequence ATGTCTGGCTGCAATTCGTGCTCTCGTCGTGACTTCGTGGCCACCGGCACCCTGGCGGCGGTCGGTGCGTTCCTCGCCGCCTGTGGCGGCGGGGACAGCAATCCGACGGCCCCACCGCCGGGCGGCACTTCCGTCACGGTCACGCTGGCCAGCTTCCCCGCTCTCGCCGCGGTGGGGGGAATTGCCCGGGTGACCACCACGGGAACGCCCATTGCCGTGGTGCGCAGCGGTCCCGCCACTTACCGCGCCTTCTCCATGGTCTGCCCGCATCAGGGCACGACCATCGGCATTACCGCCACGGGCTTCCGTTGTCCCAATCATGGCGCGACGTTCAATGCCAACGGCGGGTGGATCGGGGGGGAGCGTACCTCCGGCCTGGTCGAGTTCACCGTGACCTCCAACGCGACCGCCGGCACCATCACGATCACGAGTTGA
- a CDS encoding Rieske (2Fe-2S) protein, translated as MSNMPPDNSASACDGCTARRAFLRQSLTTGAAMAGWALFGPVSTVQALAVRPGGRGPVKYPLPAADGVSIDGTNEVILCRAGGEVFAFALSCPHQNTALKVLPKGAGFQCPRHKSKYQPNGTFVSGRATRNMDRLQITRDGNTLTVDPDLAFESDTDPARWAAASIKL; from the coding sequence ATGTCCAACATGCCTCCCGACAACAGCGCATCGGCGTGCGACGGCTGCACGGCACGACGGGCCTTCCTCCGCCAATCACTCACTACCGGCGCTGCCATGGCCGGCTGGGCGCTGTTCGGCCCGGTGAGCACGGTGCAGGCGCTCGCGGTGCGGCCCGGCGGGCGTGGACCGGTGAAGTATCCGCTCCCTGCGGCCGACGGCGTGTCAATTGACGGCACCAACGAAGTAATCCTCTGCCGCGCGGGAGGCGAGGTCTTTGCCTTCGCCCTCTCCTGCCCGCACCAGAATACCGCGCTCAAGGTTTTGCCCAAGGGGGCAGGCTTTCAGTGCCCCCGGCACAAGTCCAAGTATCAGCCCAACGGCACCTTCGTGAGCGGCCGCGCCACGCGCAACATGGATCGGCTGCAGATCACCCGGGACGGCAATACCCTCACCGTCGATCCCGACCTGGCGTTCGAAAGCGATACCGATCCGGCGCGCTGGGCTGCCGCGTCCATCAAGCTCTGA
- a CDS encoding BamA/TamA family outer membrane protein, with protein sequence MPPRSLPLIAPRAVARKSDASGVVRRWRAQVMCVTIAVAVLLCALPLGSPLAAQRAVRCGDGERVKAVGFEGSPAFDGLAMAATIVTHQPGFATRVLRLGTAPCLDSLEVRRDALRLAILHRQAGWFQASVSPVITRRPDGVRVRFVVTPGREALLDTIRVQGMPQPLPGRRPYDAPLLALQGQRFDRTRVDTTVSSVVAHLRDAGFARAGIPASHITIDSINARVSLDLTFEVGRRMQIGQVHVEIRPVTSGRPRVDSADVARLVAIDPGDRFQATALLDAQRALYRSEAFRLVLMDTVTPATGKDSVLDLRISVAEARTRAARVGLGWATQDCVRVQGRINDRGFLGVGRRVELSARASKIGVGAPTDVAPALCSQPLRDDPFSQRLNYYVGATLTNTRLFGLPLVPLVSVYSERRGEPFAFLRETSVGALAEVSRQFSVRTAGTFGFQYENGKTTTDPVVSCTRFGLCRPEELVLSAFGRGVGIVSTSASHDHTDDLADPSRGWRVRGEVRLGETVSELVSTVRFQRFTGEWAAFSRLFGGVIGARVQAAGAFAPGAELVDGTPLIPQQERLFVGGQNSVRGYQQNLLGAVDYVVTSVRPAGANGDEFEVAPGAGGRAVPRGGTAMLVGNLEWRRGFRFIAERLQFAAFLDAGTLWETRSDRFAWSDLRYTPGLGLRLVTPLGPFRVDIGYRPYGMRAGRALYFSPNSQEGVAGIFCASPRTRDAAGDFLSVFSCPATFSPPPSRSVLSRLVFHFGLGQAF encoded by the coding sequence ATGCCCCCACGCTCATTGCCGTTGATCGCCCCCCGCGCCGTCGCCCGGAAGTCGGACGCGTCGGGCGTGGTGCGTCGGTGGCGGGCTCAAGTGATGTGCGTCACGATCGCGGTCGCCGTGCTGCTCTGTGCCCTGCCGCTCGGTTCCCCGTTGGCCGCGCAGCGTGCCGTCCGCTGCGGCGATGGCGAACGGGTGAAGGCTGTTGGCTTCGAGGGGAGCCCGGCCTTCGATGGGTTGGCCATGGCCGCCACAATCGTGACGCACCAACCCGGATTCGCCACCCGGGTGTTGCGCCTGGGCACCGCCCCGTGTCTCGATTCCCTCGAGGTCCGCCGCGACGCCCTGCGACTGGCCATCCTCCATCGGCAGGCGGGGTGGTTCCAGGCCTCGGTCTCCCCGGTCATCACACGCCGCCCCGATGGGGTGCGGGTACGCTTTGTGGTTACCCCGGGGCGCGAGGCGCTGCTCGATACCATTCGTGTGCAGGGCATGCCGCAGCCGCTCCCTGGACGGCGGCCCTACGATGCGCCCTTGCTGGCGTTGCAGGGGCAGCGATTCGACCGCACGCGCGTCGATACCACCGTGTCGAGCGTCGTGGCCCACCTGCGCGACGCCGGCTTCGCACGAGCCGGTATCCCCGCCAGTCACATCACCATTGACAGCATCAACGCCCGCGTGTCCCTCGATCTCACCTTCGAGGTGGGACGCCGCATGCAGATCGGGCAGGTCCACGTGGAGATTCGTCCGGTCACCTCCGGACGCCCCCGCGTGGACTCGGCCGATGTCGCGCGCCTCGTGGCCATCGATCCTGGCGATCGCTTTCAGGCCACGGCGCTGCTCGACGCACAGCGTGCCCTGTATCGATCGGAAGCCTTCCGTCTGGTCCTCATGGACACGGTCACGCCGGCGACCGGCAAGGACAGCGTCCTCGACCTGCGCATATCGGTGGCGGAGGCGCGCACACGCGCCGCTCGCGTGGGACTGGGCTGGGCCACGCAGGACTGCGTCCGCGTGCAGGGGCGCATCAACGATCGCGGCTTTCTCGGTGTGGGCCGGCGCGTGGAGCTCTCGGCCCGCGCCTCCAAGATCGGCGTGGGCGCCCCAACAGACGTGGCGCCGGCGCTCTGCTCGCAGCCGTTGCGCGATGATCCGTTCAGCCAGCGCCTCAACTACTACGTAGGGGCCACGCTCACCAATACGCGCCTGTTCGGGCTGCCTCTGGTCCCGCTGGTGTCAGTGTACAGCGAGCGGCGTGGCGAACCGTTCGCCTTCCTGCGGGAAACGTCGGTGGGAGCATTGGCCGAGGTCTCGCGCCAGTTCTCTGTCCGCACCGCGGGCACCTTCGGCTTTCAGTACGAGAACGGGAAGACGACTACGGACCCGGTGGTGTCGTGCACCCGGTTCGGCCTCTGCCGTCCTGAGGAGCTGGTGCTGTCCGCCTTCGGGCGCGGCGTGGGCATCGTGAGTACCTCGGCGTCACACGATCACACCGACGATCTCGCCGACCCATCGCGCGGCTGGCGGGTGCGCGGGGAAGTGCGGCTTGGCGAAACGGTGTCGGAGCTGGTCTCCACGGTGCGCTTCCAGCGCTTCACCGGCGAGTGGGCCGCGTTCAGCCGGTTGTTCGGGGGCGTGATTGGGGCGCGGGTACAGGCCGCGGGCGCCTTCGCGCCGGGGGCGGAACTCGTCGATGGTACCCCACTCATTCCGCAACAGGAACGCCTCTTCGTAGGCGGGCAGAACTCCGTGCGCGGATACCAGCAGAACCTGCTCGGGGCCGTGGACTACGTGGTGACCTCGGTGCGCCCGGCCGGTGCGAACGGTGACGAGTTTGAGGTCGCGCCGGGAGCGGGCGGGCGCGCGGTGCCTCGCGGGGGCACGGCCATGCTCGTGGGCAATCTCGAGTGGCGTCGCGGCTTTCGCTTCATCGCCGAGCGGCTCCAGTTCGCGGCGTTCCTCGATGCCGGCACGTTGTGGGAAACGCGCTCCGACCGCTTTGCGTGGAGTGACCTTCGCTATACCCCGGGGCTGGGTCTCCGGCTGGTGACGCCGCTCGGCCCCTTCCGGGTGGACATTGGCTATCGCCCCTACGGCATGCGCGCGGGACGGGCGCTCTACTTCTCCCCCAACAGCCAGGAGGGCGTGGCCGGCATCTTCTGCGCGAGCCCACGAACGCGCGATGCCGCCGGTGACTTCTTGAGCGTCTTCTCCTGTCCGGCCACCTTCAGCCCGCCGCCCTCGCGCAGCGTGCTCTCGCGGCTCGTCTTTCACTTCGGGCTTGGGCAGGCGTTCTGA
- a CDS encoding translocation/assembly module TamB, translating to MSPRQRRFWWVVAILLGAGAGMSLGYLVATRTDAGRQWLLSALVTRANGVFGGRGSLRIGSLREISPGRVVAENVSLVDTAGVPVVTAERVIGTLDVRGLLGRAIHIRQLALAGVAMTLRQEAPGRPWNIAHIIAGDTATKVPHTGVRFGDDVRIDSLRIERGVVTTRAPWAPHPIFTGAARDSVVAVRDSLHDLERLPDGQIFERRRIALDVVQAHDVVIVDVQKRPASLQLDSLRGVLSDPPVPVRHASGQVTWTSDSLQLVLREVRLPDSRGTASGSVAWNRPGPVRFDVQVQSDAGLADLAWIWDALPREGRGTALVHMRTLADAYDAEYRLRQLDVTSGGSRVRGDITVTVRPAELLLHDIDLQFTPLQSALARRLSYDALPANVRGVFTGHLLAREGGALTAFRIDRLDARFVDAAVPGNEAVSSVRLAGMLSFGAAPRAWGLTVADAVADLRTVRLLMPTMEAIDGVVRGQAQVRRADLTAADVHDMALTWTDAVGHVSTVRGDARVRYGVATPEVYANLVLDPLSMPALARVDTTLALRSRLAGTVALNGPLNALTWRARLLALDGAAARLALDSAGVPVGTSLALSGTAMLNAHDWQGTAEGTLSAFDVRAWMGRETVPATALEGSVRLAGRGPLDSLARGRTDSLAISGFEGGGEVVLSQREGPARPAFDLVASASLGRERLVVDSALARSGGVLLSARGALARDTLRVDTLQLSLQADSLQVVRAQLERFADMLQPVDTALAASLRAAAADTLTGDVSLSGYLYGSLGKADATAALGGRGVQIGAIHAGRVFGSARATDVLRRPAFEAVASVDDVTGIGAVRLQTVTFRVNEASADSGIMVLDVGTDDDAHLVVRGGYAADARSTTVRVDSLRLAYDSVSWRSARVALLRRDSVGLTLSPLELRSSAGGVLAVEASVPKQGAVQGTLRVERFPFGEVGALLAGTTPLAGTISGGATLAGARMEPLLSWNLVADSLGVDGVRLPPITSTGSYADRRLVARAELRDTLGGRVQAQATLPVDLTLASVDTRLLADGVEGEVRVDSLRLQGLPLTIDGVSRLRGLVAGRFAIGGTFERPTANGLLTLSDAGARIDDFGIEPADGALMLRANADSLVLERFRLRSGRVSDTVGASGVLRFAAGERPASVDLALAARDFVVSRQSDGTDLDVGGALRLSGPLSRPQLSGRVVVPRANLVVDPLGARTALDLSSNAARALLGADEVPVAESAAQSLARLGASITVANARVELGNEVWVRTPEARVNLSGGLDVTKNGDRLALDGEIRANRGQYRLELGVVNRSFSVDSGRVRFFGNNAIAPTLDITATNVVRVAGGSEIPVRVHIGGNYDKPVLTLSSTDPLYASAPESEIISLLIFGAPTFALDGQSQSTVRAVTGILLPSVGGLVEGALQRWLPVNTIQVSTGRGQQDAATTGTSLIDNLNLSISAGKQFGERTFLRLNTGICRGVGQATQRGAGLWGGVAAEYRIARNWWGQVGVDPGSAPCTRPAGDVFPRLQFGFDLFREWIF from the coding sequence ATGTCGCCCAGGCAGCGTCGCTTCTGGTGGGTGGTCGCCATCCTCCTCGGTGCTGGCGCCGGCATGAGTCTGGGATACCTCGTGGCCACGCGCACCGACGCTGGGCGCCAGTGGTTGCTGTCGGCGCTCGTGACGCGTGCGAACGGCGTCTTCGGCGGCCGCGGGTCCCTGCGCATCGGGAGCCTGCGGGAGATCTCCCCGGGGCGGGTCGTCGCCGAGAACGTATCGCTGGTGGATACCGCCGGCGTGCCGGTGGTCACCGCCGAGCGGGTGATCGGAACGCTCGATGTGCGCGGCCTGCTCGGACGCGCCATTCACATTCGGCAGCTCGCGTTGGCCGGCGTGGCCATGACGCTGCGTCAGGAAGCCCCGGGGCGGCCGTGGAACATCGCGCACATCATTGCCGGGGACACGGCCACCAAGGTCCCTCACACCGGCGTCCGGTTCGGCGACGACGTGCGCATCGATTCGCTGCGGATCGAGCGTGGCGTCGTGACCACGCGCGCGCCGTGGGCGCCACACCCGATCTTCACCGGAGCCGCGCGCGACAGTGTCGTTGCCGTGCGTGACAGTCTGCACGATCTCGAGCGGCTGCCGGATGGGCAGATTTTCGAACGGCGCCGCATTGCGCTGGACGTGGTGCAGGCGCACGACGTGGTGATTGTCGACGTGCAGAAGCGCCCCGCGTCGCTGCAACTCGATTCACTGCGCGGGGTGCTCTCCGATCCCCCGGTGCCGGTGCGGCACGCCAGCGGACAGGTCACGTGGACCTCCGACTCCCTGCAGCTCGTGTTGCGTGAGGTGCGCCTCCCCGACTCGCGGGGAACGGCCAGTGGCTCGGTGGCGTGGAACCGGCCCGGGCCAGTGCGCTTCGATGTGCAGGTGCAGTCCGATGCCGGGCTCGCCGACCTGGCATGGATCTGGGATGCGCTGCCGCGGGAAGGACGGGGGACCGCGCTCGTGCACATGCGCACGCTGGCCGATGCGTACGACGCCGAGTATCGCTTGCGCCAACTCGACGTGACGAGCGGCGGCTCGCGGGTGCGCGGAGATATTACGGTGACGGTGCGGCCGGCCGAGCTGCTGCTGCATGATATCGACCTGCAGTTCACGCCCCTGCAGAGCGCGCTGGCGCGACGCCTCAGCTACGACGCGCTCCCCGCCAACGTGCGTGGCGTCTTTACGGGGCATCTGCTGGCGCGCGAGGGGGGCGCACTCACGGCCTTCAGGATTGACCGGCTCGATGCACGCTTCGTGGACGCGGCGGTCCCGGGGAACGAGGCCGTATCGAGTGTGCGACTTGCTGGCATGCTCTCGTTCGGAGCGGCGCCTCGCGCGTGGGGGCTCACGGTCGCGGATGCCGTGGCCGACCTGCGTACGGTTCGGCTGCTCATGCCAACGATGGAGGCCATCGACGGGGTGGTCCGCGGCCAAGCGCAGGTGCGCCGTGCCGATCTTACGGCGGCGGACGTGCACGACATGGCACTCACGTGGACCGACGCCGTCGGCCATGTCTCGACGGTGCGCGGCGATGCGCGGGTGCGCTACGGCGTGGCCACGCCAGAGGTGTACGCCAATCTGGTGCTCGATCCGCTCTCCATGCCGGCACTGGCGCGCGTCGATACCACACTGGCCCTGCGTTCCCGGCTGGCCGGAACGGTCGCCCTCAACGGCCCGCTCAACGCACTCACCTGGCGTGCCCGCCTGCTGGCGCTCGACGGGGCGGCGGCGCGGCTCGCACTCGACAGTGCCGGTGTGCCGGTGGGGACGTCGCTCGCGCTCTCGGGCACCGCCATGCTGAACGCGCACGACTGGCAGGGGACTGCCGAAGGCACGCTGTCGGCGTTCGATGTGCGTGCGTGGATGGGGCGCGAGACGGTGCCGGCTACCGCGCTCGAGGGGTCGGTACGCCTCGCGGGGCGCGGACCGCTCGACTCACTCGCGCGCGGGCGCACCGACTCCCTTGCAATCTCGGGTTTCGAGGGCGGCGGTGAGGTCGTGCTAAGCCAACGTGAGGGCCCGGCCCGCCCGGCCTTCGATCTCGTGGCAAGCGCCTCGCTGGGCCGCGAGCGGCTGGTGGTGGATTCGGCGCTGGCGCGGTCGGGTGGCGTGCTGCTGTCCGCACGCGGCGCCCTGGCGCGCGATACCCTGCGCGTGGATACGCTGCAGCTGTCGCTGCAGGCCGACTCGCTGCAGGTGGTGCGCGCGCAATTGGAACGGTTCGCCGACATGCTGCAGCCGGTGGACACCGCCTTGGCGGCGTCGTTGCGCGCCGCGGCCGCCGATACGCTGACCGGCGATGTCTCGCTCTCCGGCTACCTGTACGGGAGCCTTGGCAAGGCCGACGCGACCGCGGCGCTGGGTGGGCGCGGGGTGCAGATCGGCGCGATTCACGCCGGCCGGGTGTTCGGCTCAGCCCGCGCCACCGACGTGCTGCGGCGGCCTGCCTTCGAAGCGGTGGCCAGTGTGGACGACGTCACCGGCATCGGGGCGGTGCGCCTGCAGACGGTGACCTTCCGCGTGAACGAGGCGAGTGCCGACAGCGGGATCATGGTGCTGGATGTGGGCACCGACGATGATGCGCATCTCGTCGTACGCGGTGGCTATGCGGCCGACGCCCGCAGCACCACCGTTCGCGTGGATTCGCTGCGACTGGCGTACGACAGCGTCTCGTGGCGTTCCGCTCGTGTTGCGCTCTTGCGTCGTGACAGCGTGGGGCTCACGCTCTCGCCCCTCGAACTGCGTTCGAGTGCTGGCGGGGTGTTGGCCGTCGAGGCCTCCGTGCCAAAGCAGGGGGCGGTGCAGGGTACGCTGCGCGTCGAGCGGTTCCCCTTTGGCGAAGTCGGCGCACTGCTGGCGGGTACCACCCCGCTGGCAGGGACCATCAGCGGGGGGGCCACATTGGCTGGTGCGCGCATGGAGCCGCTGCTCAGCTGGAATCTCGTGGCCGACTCGCTGGGGGTGGACGGGGTGCGGCTGCCACCCATCACCAGCACCGGCAGCTATGCCGACCGACGGCTCGTGGCCCGCGCCGAGCTGCGCGACACGCTGGGCGGACGTGTGCAGGCGCAGGCCACGCTGCCGGTAGATCTCACCCTCGCGTCGGTCGACACGCGGTTGCTCGCCGATGGTGTGGAGGGCGAGGTGCGCGTGGACTCACTGCGCTTGCAGGGGCTGCCGCTCACCATCGATGGGGTGAGCCGACTGCGGGGGCTGGTGGCAGGGCGCTTCGCCATTGGCGGCACCTTCGAGCGACCCACGGCCAATGGTCTCCTCACGCTCTCCGACGCCGGCGCCCGCATCGACGATTTCGGCATCGAACCGGCCGACGGTGCGCTCATGTTGCGGGCCAATGCCGACTCCCTGGTGCTCGAGCGCTTCCGGCTGCGCAGCGGCCGTGTCAGCGACACGGTGGGGGCCTCGGGGGTGCTGCGCTTCGCGGCCGGAGAGAGGCCAGCCAGCGTGGACCTCGCGCTCGCCGCCCGCGACTTCGTTGTCTCGCGGCAGAGTGACGGCACCGATCTCGATGTCGGCGGCGCGCTGCGCCTGTCCGGCCCGCTCAGCCGCCCACAGCTGAGTGGCCGCGTCGTCGTGCCGCGGGCCAACCTTGTTGTGGACCCGCTCGGCGCGCGCACGGCCCTCGATCTGTCGAGCAACGCCGCGCGCGCCCTGCTGGGTGCCGACGAGGTGCCCGTCGCTGAATCAGCGGCGCAATCACTCGCCAGGCTTGGCGCCTCCATCACTGTGGCGAACGCGCGCGTGGAGCTGGGGAATGAGGTGTGGGTGCGAACGCCGGAGGCGCGCGTGAATCTCTCCGGAGGCCTCGATGTCACCAAGAACGGCGATCGGTTGGCGCTCGATGGCGAGATCCGCGCCAACCGCGGGCAGTATCGCCTCGAGCTGGGAGTGGTCAACCGCAGCTTCAGCGTGGACTCCGGGCGCGTGCGCTTCTTCGGCAACAATGCCATCGCGCCCACCCTCGACATCACCGCCACCAACGTGGTGCGCGTGGCCGGCGGCAGCGAGATCCCCGTGCGCGTGCACATCGGCGGCAATTACGACAAGCCGGTCCTCACGCTTTCGAGCACCGATCCGCTCTACGCCAGCGCGCCTGAAAGCGAGATCATCTCGCTGCTCATCTTCGGCGCGCCCACCTTCGCCCTCGATGGACAGAGCCAGAGCACGGTGCGGGCGGTGACGGGCATTCTGCTGCCCAGCGTGGGCGGATTGGTGGAAGGCGCGCTGCAACGCTGGCTCCCGGTGAACACGATTCAGGTGAGCACGGGGCGGGGCCAGCAGGATGCGGCAACGACGGGCACCTCGCTCATCGACAATCTCAATCTCAGCATCAGCGCCGGCAAGCAGTTCGGCGAGCGCACGTTCCTGCGCCTCAACACCGGCATTTGCCGCGGCGTGGGGCAGGCCACGCAGCGCGGTGCAGGGCTGTGGGGCGGCGTGGCGGCCGAGTACCGCATTGCGCGCAACTGGTGGGGGCAGGTGGGCGTGGACCCCGGTTCAGCTCCCTGCACCCGCCCTGCGGGTGACGTGTTCCCGCGACTCCAGTTCGGCTTCGATCTGTTCAGAGAGTGGATTTTCTAG
- a CDS encoding AarF/UbiB family protein, translated as MTSRKVPWRDLPRLWLILGTLVPLVVSFLRDRRRWLWFGAPLSRSPAFHERRATAIVRDLAALGPTFVKLAQIFASRADLIPEPYLHALGTLTDRVPPVPWSDIEATLTRSWGAPPDHVVQALDRTPIAAGSLGQVHRARYEGRDVVVKVLRPGVEPVVDRDVRLSRAIVDTVYARWSHVHVLGFRVVLDEFDRHVREEMDFEREAMQCLRMRERFADEPRLRIPRVETALTRREVLVLEYLDGTRIDRLDAQIARGEVRADVLTETLIETYARMMLRDGAFHADPHPGNLLVDRQGCLVLLDFGMVIDVPVHTRKALFETILAAIRRDAAGTAKGFFDLGMVAPGTSPETMTDLVAALLDIAYSETATVERARVVADRVMRELFNWPIILPGELVYFARTAALIEGIGARYDRHFNSIRVASPVMLRLRSELLAALLGDDGKREPLVTWAATLGALAGTAYTVVKRWWPLGDATTSPSTRVDLKLKT; from the coding sequence ATGACCAGTCGTAAGGTCCCGTGGCGAGACCTGCCGAGGCTGTGGCTCATCCTCGGCACACTGGTGCCCCTGGTGGTGTCGTTCCTTCGGGACCGTCGGCGCTGGCTCTGGTTTGGCGCCCCGCTGTCCCGCAGCCCGGCCTTTCACGAGCGTCGCGCCACGGCGATCGTGCGCGACCTGGCGGCGCTCGGGCCGACATTCGTGAAGCTGGCGCAGATCTTCGCGAGCCGCGCAGACCTCATCCCCGAACCCTACCTGCACGCCCTGGGCACACTCACCGATCGTGTGCCGCCCGTCCCCTGGAGCGACATCGAGGCCACCCTGACCCGGTCGTGGGGGGCGCCGCCCGATCACGTCGTGCAGGCACTCGACCGTACGCCCATTGCGGCCGGATCACTCGGGCAGGTGCACCGCGCGCGCTACGAAGGGCGTGACGTGGTGGTGAAGGTGCTGCGGCCGGGGGTGGAGCCCGTGGTGGACCGCGACGTGCGGCTGTCGCGAGCCATCGTGGATACGGTGTACGCGCGCTGGTCGCACGTGCACGTGCTGGGGTTCCGCGTGGTGCTCGACGAGTTCGACCGCCACGTGCGCGAGGAGATGGACTTCGAGCGCGAAGCCATGCAGTGCCTGCGCATGCGCGAACGCTTCGCCGACGAGCCGCGGCTGCGCATTCCGCGTGTGGAGACGGCTTTGACGCGACGTGAGGTGCTCGTGCTGGAGTATCTCGACGGTACCCGCATTGACCGGCTCGACGCGCAGATCGCGCGCGGCGAGGTGCGTGCCGACGTTCTCACCGAAACGCTCATCGAGACCTACGCGCGCATGATGCTGCGCGACGGTGCCTTCCATGCCGACCCGCACCCGGGGAACCTGCTCGTGGATCGGCAAGGCTGCCTGGTGCTGCTGGACTTCGGCATGGTGATCGACGTGCCGGTGCACACACGCAAGGCGCTGTTCGAAACGATCCTCGCGGCGATCCGCCGCGATGCGGCCGGTACGGCCAAGGGTTTCTTCGACCTGGGCATGGTGGCGCCCGGCACGTCGCCGGAAACGATGACCGATCTCGTGGCGGCGCTGCTGGACATTGCCTACAGCGAAACCGCCACGGTGGAACGTGCCAGAGTGGTGGCCGACCGCGTCATGCGCGAGCTGTTCAACTGGCCCATCATTCTGCCGGGTGAACTGGTGTACTTCGCGCGGACGGCGGCGCTCATCGAGGGCATTGGGGCGCGCTACGACCGGCACTTCAACAGCATCCGCGTGGCCTCACCGGTGATGCTGCGCCTGCGCAGCGAGCTGCTGGCCGCGCTGCTCGGCGATGACGGCAAGCGCGAGCCCCTGGTCACGTGGGCCGCCACGCTGGGCGCCCTTGCCGGCACGGCCTACACGGTGGTCAAGCGGTGGTGGCCGTTGGGGGACGCAACGACTTCGCCATCGACACGTGTAGACTTGAAGCTGAAGACTTGA